From one Pempheris klunzingeri isolate RE-2024b chromosome 9, fPemKlu1.hap1, whole genome shotgun sequence genomic stretch:
- the clp1 gene encoding polyribonucleotide 5'-hydroxyl-kinase Clp1 yields MATEGVEKSEDAPAAGKVSTRFDLEKETELRFEVEAGEAAEQVELELLTGMAEVFGSELNRNKKYTFGPGSKIAVFTWQGCSVNLYGKPEVAYVSKDTPMLLYLNTHAALEQMRKQAERDNERGPRVMVVGPTDVGKSTVCRLLLSYAVRVGRRPTLVELDVGQSGVSVPGTVSALCIERPADVEEGFSVQAPLVYHFGSTTPGTNIKLYNKLTSRLAEVFSQRCEVNRKASVGGCIINTCGWVKGSGYQALVHCASAFEVDVVLVLDHERLYNELKRDLPHFVRVVLLPKSGGVVERSKECRRDTRDEKIREYFYGFRGVSFYPFSFEVRFSDVRIYKIGAPSIPDSCLPLGMSQDDTQLKLVPVTPGRDLTYHVLSVSSAEDGEEGARKGIVECPVCGFIVVTYVDTQTQVMKVLSPAPRPLPRHTLLIMDIRFMDMK; encoded by the exons ATGGCAACAGAGGGTGTAGAAAAGAGTGAAGATGCTCCAGCAGCTGGGAAGGTCAGTACCAGGTTTGACCTGGAGAAGGAGACTGAACTTCGGTTTGAGGTGGAGGCAGGGGAGGCAGCAGAGCAAGTTGAGCTGGAGCTTCTCACAGGAATGGCTGAGGTGTTTGGCTCAGAGTTGAACCGTAACAAGAAGTACACATTTGGACCGGGCTCCAAGATCGCAGTTTTCACCTGGCAAGGCTGCAGTGTGAATCTTTACGGGAAGCCAGAG GTGGCTTACGTGTCCAAGGATACTCCCATGCTGCTCTACCTGAACACACACGCTGCCCTAGAACAGATGAGAAAACAAGCAGAGCGGGACAATGAGAGGGGGCCGAGG GTGATGGTGGTGGGACCTACAGATGTGGGGAAGTCAACAGTGTGCCGCTTGTTATTAAGCTATGCTGTAAGAGTGGGCCGGAGACCAACACTGGTGGAACTGGATGTCGGACAGAGTGGG GTGTCTGTACCTGGGACAGTGTCAGCACTGTGTATTGAGCGTCCGGCTGATGTGGAGGAAGGTTTCTCAGTCCAGGCTCCTTTGGTCTACCACTTTGGCTCTACAACCCCAGGGACCAACATCAAACTTTATAATAAG CTGACATCCCGCCTGGCGGAGGTGTTTTCCCAGCGCTGTGAGGTGAACAGGAAGGCCAGCGTGGGAGGCTGTATAATCAACACCTGTGGCTGGGTGAAGGGCTCTGGATACCAGGCTCTGGTCCACTGTGCCTCTGCCTTCGAGGTGGATGTCGTCCTGGTGCTGGACCATGAAAGGCTCTACAATGAACTTAAACGAGACCTCCCTCACTTTGTGCGGGTTGTGCTCTTACCTAAGTCCGGGGGGGTGGTGGAGCGCTCCAAGGAGTGCCGGCGGGATACTCGGGATGAGAAGATCCGCGAGTATTTTTATGGCTTCCGTGGAGTGTCCTTCTACCCTTTTTCCTTTGAAGTGCGTTTCTCAGATGTTCGCATCTACAAGATCGGGGCACCATCCATCCCAGACTCATGCTTGCCGCTGGGAATGTCTCAGGATGACACACAGCTAAAGCTGGTGCCTGTGACACCAGGCAGAGACCTCACGTATCATGTGCTGAGCGTGAGCAGTGCCGAGGATGGAGAAGAAGGTGCTAGAAAGGGTATAGTGGAGTGCCCTGTATGTGGTTTTATTGTGGTGACTTATGTGGACACGCAAACACAGGTGATGAAAGTGTTGTCCCCAGCGCCCAGACCACTGCCGAGGCACACTCTGCTTATCATGGACATACGCTTCAtggacatgaaataa
- the zdhhc5b gene encoding palmitoyltransferase ZDHHC5-B, which produces MPGFSGGGVGGGVGGPASAPPRPFRPSRYVPVSAATTFLVGSTTLFFCFTCPWLSEYLSSVIPIYNAVIFLFTLANFCMATFMDPGVFPRAEEDEDKEDDFRAPLYKTVEIKGIQVRMKWCSTCRFYRPPRCSHCSVCDNCVEDFDHHCPWVNNCIGRRNYRYFFLFLLSLTTHIMNVFGFGLVYVLHHRQQLDTPHAAVTMAVMCVAGLFFVPVAGLTGFHLVLVARGRTTNEQVTGKFRGGVNPFTNGCLRNISHVLCSSQAPRYMGRWRSPQAVEVQPPFLRPPLTEAQLEAKVLDNGIQNDRHSTRSKSSLDQMESQSADAEPPPPPKPELRYPGLPRADTEESSLLTEAPPTPSMYKYRPGRNHTALTHPNKMIRGESLDSPSPSILQSSRQPSYRSEPSSLDGATVVGGGVGARRGGVERGEGPGGPGGTAGGMTGGMSGYSLTGRSYTSYPSSLVLSTGGSRSSSLRSAHVAHNPLATLQSEGTTDTSYKSLANQTPRNGSLSYDSLLTPSESPEFESAAHELSPQKPHALFPSTTITGQHEVMSPNAPLQGYTSPFLSAQIAQQREGQLLQGSATFSSPHRAYLRAVSPPPPSSPGPLETQHLLQHNQDSSSRTSHNPSSTPSSPGARSLEPPVSPPPRGLSLGKSQSYTGEAGPQHKPRPTGGGTVLGGGGAGGGHQTPQSTSRPVLANHTTSKPGGGVKKVTGVGGTTYEISV; this is translated from the exons atgcCGGGCTTCagtggtgggggggttgggggaggAGTAGGTGGTCCTGCTTCTGCTCCTCCCCGGCCATTTCGACCCAGCCGATATGTCCCGGTGTCTGCAGCCACCACTTTCCTTGTTGGATCCACcaccctcttcttctgcttcac ATGCCCGTGGTTGTCAGAGTATCTCTCCTCTGTCATTCCCATCTACAATGCTGTGATCTTCCTCTTCACCCTTGCCAATTTCTGCATGGCCACTTTCATGGACCCTGGAGTCTTTCCCAGAG cggaggaggatgaggataaAGAGGATGATTTCCGCGCTCCGCTCTATAAGACAGTGGAGATCAAAGGCATCCAGGTGCGCATGAAGTGGTGCTCAACCTGCCGCTTCTACCGCCCGCCACGCTGCTcgcactgctctgtgtgtgacaactgtgtggag GATTTTGACCATCACTGTCCTTGGGTGAACAACTGCATTGGTCGGAGGAATTATCGctatttcttcctcttcctgctgtcaCTTACCACCCACATCATGAACGTGTTTGGCTTTGGCTTGGTTTATGTCCTGCACCACCGCCAGCAGCTGGACACGCCACATGCTGCTGTTAC TATGGCTGTAATGTGTGTGGCTGGTCTGTTTTTTGTCCCAGTCGCTGGCCTGACTGGGTTCCACCTGGTGTTAGTGGCCCGCGGCAGGACCACAAACGAACAG GTGACAGGAAAGTTTCGGGGAGGCGTTAACCCTTTCACCAATGGCTGCTTGAGGAATATCTCACATGTGCTCTGCAGCTCCCAGGCCCCCAG ATACATGGGCAGGTGGCGGAGCCCTCAGGCAGTGGAAGTACAGCCACCATTTCTTAGGCCGCCTCTCACTGAGGCCCAGCTAGAAGCCAAGGTCCTGGACAACGGCATCCAGAATGACCGACACAGCACCAGG TCTAAGAGCAGTCTAGATCAGATGGAGAGCCAGTCTGCTGATGCAgaacctccacctcctccaaaGCCAGAGCTTCGTTATCCTGGCCTGCCCCGTGCTGACACggagg AGAGCAGCTTGTTGACTGAAGCTCCACCTACACCGTCAATGTACAAGTACCGACCAGGAAGGAACCACACAGCCCTCACACACCCCAACAAG atGATCCGTGGGGAGAGTCTTgactctccatctccctccatcctccagtCCAGCCGCCAGCCCAGCTACCGCTCAGAGCCGAGCAGCCTGGACGGGGCCACAGTGGTGGGAGGAGGTGTAGGGGCGCGCAGAGGGGGAGTGGAGAGGGGTGAGGGCCCCGGAGGCCCTGGCGGGACTGCTGGGGGGATGACAGGGGGCATGTCAGGGTACTCCCTGACTGGGCGCTCCTACACCTCCTACCCATCCTCTCTGGTTCTGTCTACTGGTGGCTCCCGCTCCTCCAGCCTGCGCTCAGCGCACGTGGCACATAACCCTCTGGCCACGCTCCAATCAGAAGGCACCACAGACACCAGCTACAAAAGCTtggccaatcagacgcctcgGAATGGCAGCCTGTCCTATGACAGCCTGCTGACACCATCCGAGAGCCCAGAGTTTGAGTCAGCCGCCCACGAGCTGTCGCCGCAGAAGCCTCATGCTCTGTTTCCCTCAACGACTATAACAGGCCAGCATGAGGTGATGTCACCCAATGCCCCGCTACAGGGCTACACGTCGCCCTTCCTCTCAGCTCAGATTGCCCAGCAGAGGGAGGGGCAGCTGCTCCAGGGCTCTGCCACTTTCTCCTCCCCCCACAGGGCCTACCTGCGTGCCGTCAGcccgccccctccctcctcccctggGCCTCTTGAGACCCAGCACCTTCTCCAGCATAACCAGGACTCGTCTTCCCGAACCTCTCATAACCCTTCCTCCACACCCTCTTCCCCTGGGGCTCGCTCACTCGAGCCCCCTGTCTCCCCGCCACCTCGTGGTCTCTCTCTCGGCAAGTCCCAGTCTTACACTGGGGAGGCAGGGCCTCAGCACAAGCCTCGGCCCACAGGAGGAGGCACTGTgctgggagggggaggagctggaggagggcaTCAGACTCCACA ATCCACCTCTCGCCCAGTCTTGGCCAATCACACCACATCCAAACCAGGGGGCGGGGTGAAGAAGGTGACAGGCGTCGGAGGGACCACTTACGAAATATCGGTTTGA
- the tmx2a gene encoding thioredoxin-related transmembrane protein 2-A: protein MGIITGLCTFLYHLPQIYKWLLKPYYIISVFMTVAFLVVRKAPGLCEHLATQREDGNSCDFDWRELEILMFLSAIVMMKNRRAFTLEQHIGNLFLFSKVANVILFFRLDIRLGILYVALCIAFVLTCKPPVYMGPEYIKYFSDKTIDEELQKDSRVTWIVEFYANWSSDCQSFAPIFADLSIKYNCAGLRFGKVDIGRYGEVSERYKVSTSPLAKQLPSLILFQGGREILRRPVVDNKGRAVSWTFTEENIIREFNLNELFQKSKKLNKGRGLKEEEQNGCQPKEGSDELHPEASDSEQPRESKKDQ from the exons ATGGGTATAATTACAGGACTCTGTACTTTCTTGTACCACTTACCTCAGATCTACAAATGGCTGCTGAAGCCATATTATATTATCTCTGTCTTCATGACCGTCGCCTTCCTGGTTGTCCGAAAGGCTCCCGGTCTGTGCGAGCACCTGGCGACCCAGCGAGAGGACGGCAACTCCTGTGACTTTGACTGG AGAGAGCTGGAAATTCTTATGTTTCTCAGTGCAATAGTGATGATGAAGAACAGGAGAGCGT TCACCCTGGAGCAGCACATAGGCAACTTGTTCCTGTTCAGTAAGGTGGCCAACGTCATCCTCTTCTTCAGGCTGGACATTCGGCTCGGCATCCTTTACGTGGCATTATGTATCG CGTTCGTCCTGACCTGTAAGCCACCGGTCTACATGGGCCCCGAGTACATCAAGTACTTCAGTGACAAGACCATAGAT gaggagctgcagaaagaCAGTCGTGTCACCTGGATTGTTGAATTCTATGCCAACTGGTCCTCTGACTGCCAGTCTTTCGCTCCGATCTTTGCCGACCTTTCTATCAA GTACAACTGTGCTGGACTTAGGTTTGGGAAGGTGGACATTGGACGCTATGGAGAGGTCTCAGAGAG GTACAAGGTCAGTACCTCTCCTCTGGCTAAGCAGCTACCCTCACTGATACTTTTCCAAGGAGGGCGGGAAATTTTGAGACGTCCAGTGGTGGACAATAAGGGGAGAGCTGTATCATGGACCTTCACTGAG GAGAACATTATCCGAGAGTTTAACCTCAACGAGCTCTTCCAAAAATCCAAGAAGCTGAACAAAGGTCGTGGTTTGAAGGAAGAAGAGCAGAATGGCTGTCAGCCAAAGGAGGGCAGCGACGAGCTACATCCTGAAGCCAGCGACTCAGAGCAGCccagagagagcaagaaagacCAGTGA
- the pmf1 gene encoding polyamine-modulated factor 1: protein MEESEVATQKEAADNVCAKDQTTAATGEVSTQMSNPGSVCKPSEEPETRYNRLKLFEKVMQKSLEKLIHHASFNRFASTFRPLYKKNPQRMESIHKQFIEELQRTIQEDISRLIDEGRLEFKLNELDKLERAAKNNPDAAWRPSGVPEQDFCSFLMPYYQKQEAFMRLELKKIQAENAALAQKVQAGRESISQTEHRISANVDEWKASVTEFERLASSLCPADVFDV from the exons atggaggaaagcgAAGTAGCAACTCAAAAGGAGGCTGCAGATAACGTTTGTGCTAAAGACCAGACTACTGCAGCTACAGGAGAAGTGTCCACACAGATGTCCAACCCTGGATCGGTTTGTAAGCCGTCCGAAGAGCCGGAAACTCGGTATAACCGGTTGAAGCTGTTCGAAAAAGTGATGCAGAAGAGCCTGGAAAAGTTGATCCACCATGCAAG TTTTAACAGATTTGCCAGCACGTTTCGGCCGCTGTACAAGAAAAACCCTCAGAGGATGGAGAGCATTCACAAGCAGTTCATAGAGGAGTTGCAGAGGACTATACAG GAGGACATCAGCAGATTGATTGACGAAGGCCGATTAGAGTTCAAACTGAATGAGCTGGATAAACTGGAGCGTGCTGCCAAAAACAATCCAGATGCTGCATG GCGGCCAAGTGGCGTTCCTGAGCAGGACTTCTGCAGCTTTTTGATGCCATACTATCAAAAGCAGGAGGCCTTCATGCGACTGGAGCTGAAAAAGATTCAAGCAGAAAATGCAGCCCTGGCACAGAAGGTTCAGGCTGGTAGAGAGAGTATTTCCCAGACTGAACACCGAATTTCTGCCAATGTTGATGAGTGGaag GCATCAGTCACAGAGTTTGAAAGGCTGGCATCTTCTCTCTGCCCTGCAGATGTCTTTGATGTGTGA
- the med19a gene encoding mediator of RNA polymerase II transcription subunit 19-A encodes MTEMFSTLFGQNEAQGPPGSSSLGFGPGKPPPPVPQNQVSMAGQMPPQLGDEGPALRKPGAMNEPFYLLRELPVGNELTGNTNLITHYNLEHAYNKFCGKKVKEKLSNFLPELPGMIDCPGTQDGSSLRSLIDKPPVCGNSFSPLTGALLTGFRLHTGPLPEQYRLMHIQPPKKKSKHKHKHHRPQDPLPQETPSDSDPKKKKKKRDDDPDRKKKKKDKKKKKNRHSPDHPGLAGSQPNSNSLR; translated from the exons ATGACGGAAATGTTTTCAACTCTGTTCGGGCAAAATGAAGCTCAGGGACCGCCCGGCTCGTCGTCTCTGGGTTTCGGACCGGGGAAGCCTCCGCCGCCTGTGCCGCAGAACCAGGTCTCCATGGCGGGGCAGATGCCACCGCAGCTCGGGGATGAAGGGCCTGCTCTGCGGAAACCTGGAGCCATGAATGAACCTTTCTACTTACTGCGAGAGCTGCCTG tgGGAAACGAGCTCACGGGCAACACCAACCTCATCACGCACTACAACCTGGAGCATGCCTACAACAAATTCTGTGGGAAGAAGGTGAAGGAGAAGCTCAGCAACTTTCTGCCAGAGTTACCAG GCATGATCGACTGTCCGGGCACTCAGGACGGCAGCTCGTTACGCTCTCTGATCGATAAGCCTCCAGTGTGTGGGAACTCCTTCAGCCCGCTGACCGGCGCTCTGCTCACAGGCTTCAGACTACACACAGGACCG CTCCCAGAACAGTACAGACTGATGCACATACAGCCTccaaagaagaagagcaaacacaagcacaaacaccatCGACCACAGGACCCATTACCACAAG AAACCCCATCAGACTCTGAtcccaagaagaagaagaagaagagggacgATGATCCTGATcgcaagaaaaagaagaaagacaagaaaaagaagaag AACCGCCACAGTCCCGACCACCCAGGTCTCGCTGGGTCACAACCCAACAGCAACAGCCTCAGATAG
- the slc43a1a gene encoding solute carrier family 43 member 1a: MAPSLLQAYRRRWWMAVTAVIENLLCSAVLLGWGSLLIMLKREGFYSHLCSVNESMVMTLSNSSSGEVDEWLRCVDQEEMLNLGFTIGSFLLSATTLPLGILMDKFGPRPIRLVGSSCFGLSCVMMAVSAYDPLVLSALIFLALSLNGFGGICLTFTSLTLPNMFGALSSTVMSLMIGSYASSAVTFPGVKLIYDAGVSFQVIMWMWAGLAGFVFFNCFLNWPTEGFPTPDEVDYSKILTLQELPSSDQKAVGERLSQKNGDIRHSTEKLPNGPEAAPNTVPFRRSVFSPIFLWSLVTMGMSQLRIIFFMGAMNKMLEFMVTHGEEHASEQLLIEAEEKVSFYSSIFGTLQLLCLVTCPLIGYIMDWKMKECEDEKAVPLTTEQRQASGPKRDRKIQKVTNAMRAFILTNLLLLTFGGCCLIDNLPLQILTFILHTMVRGFIHSCCGGLYAAVYPSNHFGTLTGLQSMISAVIALLQQPLFIAMVGPLNGNPYWINFGLLIFSLAGFLLPGYLFYHRRNLLREKEARDKRAAEQEMQALNHTEANGYKPHSNGLAAVEA; this comes from the exons ATGGCGCCCTCTCTGCTCCAGGCCTACAGGAGGCGCTGGTGGATGGCGGTGACGGCGGTGATTGAAAACCTGCTGTgttctgctgtgctgctgggcTGGGGCTCCCTGCTCATCATGCTGAAGAGGGAGGGCTTCTACTCCCACCTGTGCTCAG TGAACGAGTCCATGGTCATGACTTTGAGCAACTCCTCCAGCGGTGAGGTGGATGAGTGGCTCCGCTGTGTGGACCAGGAggagatgctgaatctgggcTTCACCATCGGCTCTTTCTTGCTCAGCGCCACCACCTTGCCACTTGGTATCCTGATGGACAAGTTTGGGCCGCGCCCAATTCGCCTGGTGGGCAG TTCGTGTTTCGGTCTGTCCTGTGTTATGATGGCTGTGTCTGCCTATGACCCTCTTG TTCTCTCGGCGCTCATTTTCTTGGCTCTCTCCCTGAACGGCTTCGGAGGCATCTGTCTGACCTTCACCTCGCTAACG ctccccAACATGTTTGGTGCTCTGAGCTCCACAGTCATGTCTCTGATGATTGGCTCCTACGCCTCCTCTGCTGTCACCTTCCCTGGAGTCAAG CTGATCTATGATGCAGGCGTGTCCTTCCAGGTGATCATGTGGATGTGGGCGGGTCTTGCTGGGTTTGTCTTTTTCAACTGTTTCCTCAACTGGCCCACAGAAGGCTTCCCAACACCAGACGAAGTAGACTACAG TAAGATCCTCACGCTGCAAGAGCTGCCTTCATCAGACCAGAAGGCTGTTGGAGAGAGACTGAGCCAGAAAAATGGAGACATCCGACACTCCACGGAAAAGCTTCCTAATGGACCTGAAGCTGCACCCA acACTGTTCCCTTCCGTCGGTCAGTGTTTTCTCCCATCTTCCTGTGGAGTCTGGTCACAATGGGGATGTCCCAGTTGAGGATCATCTTCTTCATGGGTGCAATGAACAAGATGCTGGAGTTTATGGTCACGCATGGTGAAGAGCATG cCTCCGAGCAACTGTTGATTGAGGCAGAAGAGAAAG TGAGTTTCTACTCATCCATCTTCGGCacgctgcagctgctgtgtctggTCACATGTCCTCTGATTGGATACATCATGGACTGGAAGATGAAGGAGTGTGAAGATGAGAAGGCCGTCCCCCTAACCACAGAGCAGAG ACAGGCCAGTGGACCCAAGAGAGACCGCAAGATCCAGAAAGTGACCAACGCCATGAGAGCCTTCATTCTcaccaacctgctgctgcttacTTTCGGGGGCTGCTGCCTCATAGACAACCTGCCTCTACAG aTCTTGACCTTCATCCTCCACACTATGGTGCGAGGCTTCATCCACTCCTGCTGCGGAGGCCTTtatgctgctgt CTACCCGTCCAACCACTTTGGCACTCTAACAGGCCTCCAGTCCATGATCAGCGCTGTGAtcgctctgctgcagcagccgcTCTTCATTGCCATGGTCGGACCACTGAATGGAAACCCCTACTGG ATCAACTTCGGCCTGCTGATCTTCTCATTGGCCGGCTTCTTGTTGCCGGGTTACCTGTTCTACCACCGTCGAAACCTGCTGAGGGAAAAGGAGGCCAGAGACAAGCGAGCCGCCGAACAGGAGATGCAGGCGCTCAACCACACCGAAGCGAACGGCTACAAACCTCACAGCAACGGCCTCGCCGCTGTGGAGGCTTAG